The stretch of DNA GGCTGGTCTATAATCTGGCGCTGGAGCAGCGCAGGGACTGGTGACCGGGAACCGCTTGAACGACATCGCCCAGGCGCGGGAATTGACCGCCCTGCGGGCCGCGTTCGACTGGATTGCCGCCGTGCATGTGACGCCCCAGCAGCAGGCCCTGCGCGATCTGGATAAGGCGTATGCCAACTTCTTCGCCGGGCGCGCAGGATATCCCTCGCCCCGCAAGAAGGGCGTGAACAGCGCCTTCCGCTTTCAGGGGCGGGAGATCGAGGTCAAGCGCCTGAACGGCAAGTGGTCCGCCGCGCGCCTTCCCAAGATCGGCTGGGTGAAGTTCCGCGACACGCGGCGCCTGCGTGGCAAGACCATGAATGTGACGGTGAGCCTGGCGGCGAACGGCTGGCACATCGCCTTCGCCTGCGAAATCGACCATGCCGTCCCGCAAAACGATTTGCCCGCCGTGGGGATCGACCGGGGCGTGGCGAACACGCTGACGCTTTCGACCGGGGAGCATTGGTGGATGCCTGCCGGCCTTGCGGAGATCGAGCGCAGGAAGCGCCGGGCCCAGCGCGTTCTGGCGCGGCGCAAGCGCGGGTCGCGCCGCCACGCCAAGGCCCGCCGCCGCGTTGCAGCCTTGCAGGCCCGTGCTGCCCGCATCCGGCAGGATTGGCGGCACAAGGCCAGTCTTGATATCGCCCGTCGCTTCGCAACGGTCGTGCTGGAAGACCTCGCCACGCGCAACATGACGCGCAGCGCCAGGGGAACCGTGGACGCGCCCGGAACCAACGTCTGCCAGAAGGCGGGCCTGAACCGGGCGATCCTCGAACAAGGCTGGCACGGCTTTGAAACCGTGTTGGCCTACAAGCTCGAAGAACGGGGCGGATACCTGTGCAAGGTCGATCCCCGCCACACCTCGCAGACCTGTTCGGCCTGCGCAGCCGTGGACAGGGAAAGCCGCGAAAGCCAAGCGTCTTTCCGCTGTTGCCAATGCGGCTTGCGCGCCCATGCCGACCACAATGCTGCAATCAACATCCTGCGTCGGAACACGGCGTCTATGATCGTGGAGGAAGGGCAGCGGCTCTCCGTTGAAGCGATAACGATCGGCGGAGCTTCGCGCCCCCTCGGAAATCCCCCGCTTTCAAGCGGGGGAAGATGTTAATTCATGAACAAAAGCTGAAGTAGCGATTCAGGAGGCGTTCAGGGCAGGAGGCGCAGATTTCGCTCACCTTCATCAAGGAGATGAGCCATGAGAATTGCCCGTTTTGCCATTGCAGCGCTTCTGTCGCTCGGATCGGCCGTCGTTGCCGTCGAGCCCGTGGTTGCCGCTCCCGTATATGCACCTGTTGCGTCCGTCGATAAGAGCGACGTCGTGAAGGTGCACTACCGTGATCATCGCCGCCATGGGCGCCATTCGTGGCGGCATGAACGCCGTTACTGGCGCCATCATCCGTATGCCTATGAGCGCCGCCACTACCGGCCCTGGCGCGCCGAACGCAGGTGGAGGGAACGTCATTACTGGCGTCATCATCAGCGGCCGCACTACTTGTATTTCCGCATCGACCTATGATCGCCCGCTGGCTTGCTGATGCCGGCTCTCAAAAGGGCGGCATCGTCAAGATACCGAGAATGGGGCTGCTGGAGCAGCCGTCGATCAGCAAACGCGATGCCGCCGGTGCGATTCCCGGCGGCTATTGCGCCGGTGGTGTCGGTGTGGGTACCGGCGTCACAGGCGCCAGAGGATCCGGCTGGCGCGTCGGCTGGGTGGGATCGACCCATATGATGCTGAGAATGATGGCGACGAAGACTGCGATGAACAGGATGCCGAACAGGAGGGGCCGGATTGCCATGCCGGGTATTTTCCTTCTCTCTTGCTGTTGCGCTGCGCTCCGGCGAACCTTAGGCCCACCATTCGTTCATTTTGAGACGTCCGCTTATTTCTTCAGATGAAGCCGGGCGGCATACATCGCGATCGCAGCCGCATTCGAGACGTTCAGCGATTTGATCGCGCCCGGCATGTCGAGCCGCGCAAGCGCGCTGACGGTCTCGCGCGTCTTCTGCCTGAGACCCTTGCCTTCGGAGCCGAGGACGAGCGCAACCTTGTCGCCTGAGAACGTGCCTTCGATCGGCGCCGGTCCTTCGGAATCGAGGCCGATCGAGAAGAAGCCGAGCCGGTGCAATTCACCAAGCGCGTCGGCAAGATTGGTGATCTGTATATAAGGAATGAGTTCCAGCGCGCCGGAAGCCGATTTCGCAAGCACGCCCGATTCGGTCGGGCTGTGTCTTTGCGTGGTGATAACGGCGCCTGCATTGAAGGCGACGGCCGAGCGCATGATGGCGCCGACATTGTGCGGATCGGTGACCTGGTCGAGCACGAGGAGCAGCGGGCTGTCCTTCAGCGCCTCCAGGCGCCGGACGGGCAGCGGGCGGGTCTCCAGCATCACGCCCTGGTGGATCGCATCGGGGCCGAGCACCTTGTCGATATCCTGCGGCGAGACGATCTCGACGGGAATGCCGAGCTGCCCGGCGTCGATTTCGAGGCGGGTGAGGGCATTCTGCGTCACCGTCAGCTTGACGTTTTTCCGCTCGGGATTTTCGATTGCGGCGCGCACGGTATGCAGGCCGTAGAGATAGACCTGGTCGGCCGTAAGCGCCGGCGCCTTCCAATCCTCGCCGCCGCGTTTGCGCTTCTGCGGAGGCGGCGTCGGAATTTCGCCGCGCTCGCGCTTGGCATCGCGGTGGGCACGCCGCAGAGTGGCGTAGTGCGTATCCTTGGGGGACTTGTCGGTTGCGGGCTTGCCGCCGGATTTGTTGTCTTTGCTCATGCGGCTTTATAACGGCGGTGCTTCACCGCGCATAGGGTTTCTTTGCCGGCGGCGGCTTTCAACAGGCGATGAAATTTTTCGTGTTTTTTCTATTGTCTTCATGTTGACATGGGCAAATGCTCCGGTCATATACGCGGCGCAGATCGAGGGGCGGTAACGCTCCTGGGTCTTCGAGCTTGGTTACGATCCAGACGAAAAACTGGAGAGATGCCCGAGTGGTTAAAGGGGACGGACTGTAAATCCGTTGGCTCAGCCTACGTTGGTTCAAATCCAACTCTCTCCACCATTCGTCACTTGGATCGCACCACCCCGCGGGTATAGCTCAATGGTAGAGCAGCAGCCTTCCAAGCTGAATACGCGGGTTCGATTCCCGCTACCCGCTCCAAGCCTTTCAATTCTTCGGCAATGCCGCGCATTGCGCGCGCTTTTTTTTTGGCGCCGTGCCTTCGAGGGCGCAAAATTTCTGTTTGAATGACGCGGATACTGCTGCTTAACTGGCCTCCATTGAGAGGTGCCATGCGAAACGTGATTTTGGCCGCTGCATTTTTGCTTCCATCGGTCGCCCTTGCCGCCGAGGCCGTGGAAGTCAGGGCTCGCGATCTCAGCTGTGGCGAACTCGCGCAGTTCATCCGGCAAAACAAAACGGTATTTGTCCGAATCGGCATCGGCGGCCGCAGCTTCCGCTATCCGCCGGCGCGCTGCAGGCTGGGGGACAAGCACTCGACGACCAGTTTGCGGGATGCCGGTGGAAAGCTCTGCGTCCTCGATTATGCCTGCGTCTACGATCCAGAATCTTTTTATAACAAGATCCCGAATTAGGGCTGGAGCTAAGCCACACGACCAGCCGCCAAGGCTCGCAGCGCTCGCGCTCGTTTGGGAGCTCGCGGGACCTGGACAGCTTGAACGACGTGCCTGCGCGATCACGCATTCGATACCGCTACCCGCTCCAGATTTTCCCCTTGGTTTCAACGATTTTCGCCAGGTTCGGGGCGAATCGTCTTGCTCGGCGCGAATTGTCTCCCATATGCGCTTGCAAGCCAAGAATGGCGTTCGCAATTAGGTCTTGCGCAATCCCGCCGAAAGCCTTAAACGGCGGCACTAAACCGGCTCGCCGGGGTCACCCATTTCGTTCACAGGAAGCATTCAAATGGCAAAGAGTAAGTTTGAGCGCAACAAGCCGCACGTTAACATCGGCACGATCGGCCACGTTGACCACGGCAAGACGTCTCTGACGGCGGCGATCACGAAGTACTTCGGCGAGTTCAAGGCGTATGACCAGATCGACGCTGCGCCGGAAGAAAAGGCTCGCGGCATCACGATTTCGACGGCGCATGTCGAGTATGAGACGGCTGCCCGCCACTACGCGCACGTCGACTGCCCCGGCCACGCCGACTACGTCAAGAACATGATCACCGGTGCCGCACAGATGGACGGCGCGATCCTGGTGTGCTCGGCTGCCGACGGCCCGATGCCGCAGACCCGCGAACACATCCTGCTCGCCCGCCAGGTGGGCGTTCCGGCAATCGTCGTGTTCCTGAACAAGGTCGACCAGGTCGACGACGCCGAGCTTCTCGAGCTCGTCGAGCTGGAAGTGCGCGAACTGCTGTCGTCCTACGACTTCCCGGGCGACGACATCCCGGTCGTCAAGGGTTCGGCGCTGGCTGCTCTTGAAGATTCCGACAAGAAGATTGGCGAAGATGCGATCCGCGAGCTGATGGCCCAGGTCGACGCCTACATCCCGACGCCTGAGCGTCCGATCGACCAGCCGTTCCTGATGCCGATCGAAGACGTGTTCTCGATCTCGGGCCGCGGTACGGTCGTGACCGGCCGCGTCGAGCGCGGTATCGTCAAGGTTGGCGAAGAAGTCGAGATCGTCGGCATCCGCCCGACCTCGAAGACGACGGTGACCGGCGTTGAAATGTTCCGCAAGCTGCTCGACCAGGGCCAGGCCGGCGACAACATCGGCGCACTGATCCGCGGCGTGAACCGCGACGGCGTCGAGCGTGGCCAGATCCTGTGCAAGCCGGGTTCGGTGAAGCCGCACAAGAAGTTCAAGGCTGAAGCCTACATCCTGACGAAGGAAGAAGGCGGCCGTCATACGCCGTTCTTCACCAACTACCGTCCGCAGTTCTACTTCCGCACGACGGACGTGACGGGCATCGTGACGCTGCCGGAAGGCACGGAAATGGTGATGCCGGGCGACAACGTCACGGTTGACGTCGAGCTGATCGTGCCGATCGCCATGGAAGAAAAGCTGCGCTTCGCCATCCGCGAAGGCGGCCGTACCGTCGGCGCCGGTATCGTTGCATCGATCGTAGAGTAATCTTCGGATTAGCTTGTATTGAAGGAGCCCCGCTGGAAACGGCGGGGCTTTTGCGTTGCATTATTGTTGACGTTTGGACGTCGAATCAGCACCGATACGGCTCTTCGGTTCGGCAAGTCCTTCAAGACATGGCCGGAGTCTGATGAACATGCAGGTGGCCTACGACATCAAGATCCAGGCTCGCGCGCTGGAAGAGGTACTGGCCGGAATCCTGAAGTGGAAGCAGCTTAGGCGAAATCTGACCGTGGCTTCTCAATCGCCACGCCTTCACCTTGCGCCCTGTTGTGGAGCCTTTATCTATTCCCTCTATTTCATGATGCGGAGGAGATTTCATGAAGAAGCGTATTCTTTTTACCGGCGGTTCGGGCAAGGCCGGACGTCATGTCGTACCGTGGCTGGTGAATGCCGGCTATGAGGTTCACAATGTCGATCTGGTGCCGCTCGACAGTCCCGGCGTCACCAACCTGATTGCCGACATCACCGACAGCGGCCAGGTCTTCAACGCGCTGTCCATGCATCGCGATCTTCCCGATCTGGAGCCGGGCAACGGCGTCCAAGGCTTCGAGGCTGTCGTGCATTTCGCTGCGATACCGCGCATTCTGATCAAGACGGACAACGAGACGTTCCGCATCAATACGATGGGCACTTACAATGTCCTCGAGGCAGCGGTGAAGCTCGGCGTCAGGAAGATCATCCTTGCCTCCAGCGAGACCACCTATGGCGTTTGCTTCGCGGAGGGAAAGAAGGATTTCCATCAGTTTCCGCTGGAGGAGGACTACGACGTCGATCCAATGGACAGCTACGGTCTGTCGAAGGTGCTGAACGAAAAGACGGCGCGCGCTTTCGCCGAGCGGTCAGGTGCCGATATCTATGCCTTGCGCATCGGAAACGTCATCGAGCCGCATGAATATGACAGGTTTCCCGGCTTCATCGCCAATCCGGAGACGCGCCGGCGCAATGCGTGGAACTATGTCGACGCCCGCGATCTCGCGCAGGTCGTCCATCTGTGTATCGAAAAGAGCGGATTGGGCTTCCAGGTCTTCAATGCGGTGAACGACACCGTGACCGCCAATATGCCGTCGAAGGAACTCGCCAAACGCTTCTTTCCGAACGTTCCCTTCACCCGCGAGATCGGGGAGCATGAGGGCCTGCTTTCCAACCGCAAGATCCGCGAAGTCCTCGGCTTCAAGGAAGAGCACGACTGGCGCAAATATGTGAAGCTCTGACCGTAGGCCATGCCGGGGTGATGGCGGATTGGGAAAAATCGAAAATCGCACTTGCATATCCCGTGCCACCGTCTTAAAGGGAGCGCCATGCTTGCAGGAAGCGCTTCGACCCTCATGGTCAAAGGGCTGAATGTAAAGCGTAAAGGGGTATAGCTCAGCTGGTAGAGCGGCGGTCTCCAAAACCGCAGGTCGGGGGTTCGAGCCCCTCTGCCCCTGCCATCTTCTTCGAAGGGAAAGCGCGGACGTTCTCGCAGCGGTCCGTCGGGGAGGGTATTATGGCAAATTTCGCTAGACGTCGGTTTTCCTCTTGTGCAATTGGGAATCGGTGTTTATGTAGGGTTCAACAGACACGCGGTGCGTGGGGCTGATATGTTCAGCTTTACGTGCCGTAATTGCGTGGGCAGTCGATGGCATCCAAATCCAATCCGTTTGCGTTCCTGCAGCAGGTTCGCACCGAAACGTCCAAGGTTACCTGGCCGTCTCGCCGCGAGACCATGATCTCGACGATCATGGTTCTGGTGATGGTCGTCTTTGCCGCGCTGTTTTTCTTTGCTGCTGACCAGCTGATTGGCTGGGCTTTGAGCTACGTGCTCAACACCGGCAACTGATCGGGTGGAGATATAAGATGGCGGCACGTTGGTATATCGTCCACGCGTATTCGAATTTTGAGAAGAAGGTGGCTGAATCCATCGAGGAGAAGGCCAGGCAGAAGGGGCTCGAGCATCTCTTCGAAAAGATCCTCGTGCCGACCGAAAAGGTGGTTGAGGTGCGCCGCGGCCGCAAGGTCGACAGCGAGCGCAAGTTCTTTCCGGGCTATGTCATGGTTCGAGCGAACCTGACGGACGAGGCCTACCACCTCATCAAGAACACGCCGAAGGTCACCGGTTTCCTCGGCTCCGATAACAAGCCCGTTCCGATTCCGGACTCCGAAGCCGAGCGCATTCTCGGCCAGGTCCAGGAAGGTGTCGAGCGGCCAAAGGCTTCGGTTACCTTCGAGGTCGGCGAACAGGTCCGCGTTTCCGATGGCCCGTTCGCGTCGTTCAACGGCACGGTTCAGGATGTGGACGAAGAGCGTTCGCGCCTGAAGGTGGAAGTGTCGATCTTCGGCCGTGCAACGCCGGTCGAGCTGGAATACGGTCAGGTCGAAAAGGTCTGATTTTTGAGATGGAAGTCGGTCAGTACTGACCGGCTTCTGCGCGGCGATAGCCGCCAATCGCGTGGAAGGTGAGGGGTCTTAGCCGGGCCTTAAAATCCGCACCACGCAACCGCAGCCGCCGGAGAAATCCGGCATCACTGGCCGGGCAACCGGTCATCAATGAAAGGCAGAGAGTTATGGCTAAGAAAGTTGCAGGCCAGCTCAAGCTTCAGGTCAAGGCAGGATCGGCAAACCCGTCCCCGCCGATCGGCCCGGCGCTTGGTCAGCGTGGCATCAATATCATGGAATTCTGCAAGGCGTTCAATGCCGCCACGCAGGAAATGGAAAAGGGTATGCCGATCCCGGTTGTCATCACCTACTACCAGGACAAGTCCTTTACCTTCGTGATGAAGCAGCCGCCCGTCAGCTACTTCCTTAAGAAGGAAGCGAAGATCCAGTCCGGTTCGAAGACGCCCGGCAAGGGCTCTGTCGCTGGCAAGCTGACCAAGGCTCAGGTCAAGGCGATTGCCGAAGCGAAGATGAAGGACCTGAACGCAGCAGATATCGAAGGTGCAATGGCGATGATCGAGGGCTCTGCCCGCGCCATGGGCCTGGAAGTGGTAGGTTAAGACCATGGCTGGCAAGCGCACCAAGAAGATCAACGAAGGTGTTGATCCCACGAAGCTCTACGCTCTCAACCTTGCTATCGGCATGGTCAAGGACCGGGCTGTCGCCAAGTTCGATGAAACCATCGAAGTCGCCATGAACCTCGGCGTCGATCCGCGTCACGCAGACCAGATGGTCCGCGGCGTGGTCAACCTGCCGAACGGTACGGGCCGTGACGTTCGCGTCGCCGTTTTCGCGCGCGGCGCCAAGGCTGACGAAGCCAAGGCAGCCGGTGCTGACATCGTCGGCGCAGAAGAGCTGGTCGAAATCGTCCAGGGCGGCAAGATCGATTTCGATCGTGTCATCGCGACCCCGGACATGATGCCGCTCGTCGGCCGTCTCGGTAAGGTACTCGGCCCGCGCGGCATGATGCCGAACCCGAAGGTCGGAACGGTCACCATGGACGTTGCCGGGGCAGTCAAGGCCTCCAAGGGCGGCGCCGTCGAATTCCGCGTCGAGAAGGCTGGTATCGTTCACGCCGGCATCGGCAAGGCATCCTTCGATGCAAAGGCTCTGGAAGAAAACATCCGTGCCTTCGCTGATGCCGTCATCAAGGCGAAGCCGGCTGGCGCAAAGGGCAACTACGTCAAGCGCGTAGCGATCTCTTCGACCATGGGCCCGGGCGTCAAGATCGACCCGTCGTCGGTCACGGCCGCTTAACGAATTTCATCGGGCTTTGCCCGGTGGCAAGAATTCCGGCCTCGAAAGGGGCCGGAATATTCCGGAGAAATCCGGAATCCTGTCCGAGATTGCAGGTGGTTTTCCCTTAATCACTTCGGCCTGCATGAGACGGGTAAGACCCGAATTTCGATGAAGCTCAACTTCATGGATTTGGTTCGAGCCTTGGATGCCTTGTGCCTTCGGCCTTTTGGCGCGAAGCGCGAGGGGACAGGATCCTCAAGCGCCGCTTGGGATCGCTTCTGATCCCGGGAGGCAAAGGCAACCCGGTGGGTCCGTTTCACGGTCCCGCCAACTGGAGATAGGCAGTGGAAAGAGCGGAAAAACGCGAATTCGTCACGGAACTGAACGAAGTCTTCAAGGCTTCGGGCTCGGTTGTCGTGGCCCACTATGCTGGTGCTACAGTCGCGCAGATGAACGACTTCCGTTCGAAGATGCGCGCTGCTGGCGGCACCGTCAGAGTCGCGAAGAACCGCCTGGCCAAGATCGCCCTTCAGGGTACGGAAGCGGAAGGGATTTCCAATCTCTTCACCGGTCAGACGCTGATTGCATACAGCGCCGATCCGATCACCGCTCCGAAAGTCGTCGTGGATTTCGCCAAGGGCAACGACAAGATCGTTGTGCTCGGCGGCGCCATGGGAACAACCACGCTCAACGCCGATGCAGTCAAGTCGCTTGCGACCCTGCCGTCGTTGGACGAACTGCGCGCGAAGCTGCTGGGCATGATCCAGACACCGGCTACCCGCATCGCAGGCGTTGTTGCAGCACCGGCAAGCCAGCTTGCCCGCGTGTTTTCGGCTTACGCCAAGAAGGACGAAGCCGCTTAAGGCGGTTTTTCGCTGTTTATAGAAAACCGGTTCGAACCGAACAAAAGGAACTGATAAAATGGCTGATCTCGCAAAGATCGTAGACGACCTCTCCTCGCTGACCGTTCTGGAAGCTGCAGAACTGTCCAAGCTTCTCGAAGAAAAGTGGGGCGTTTCCGCTGCTGCTCCGGTAGCTGTTGCTGCCGCTGCTGGTGGTGCTGGTGGCGCTGCTGCCGCTGCTGAAGAAGAAAAGACCGAGTTCGACGTCATCCTCACGGATGCCGGCGCCAACAAGATCAACGTCATCAAGGAAGTCCGCGCCATCACCGGCCTCGGCCTCAAGGAAGCCAAGGACCTCGTTGAAGCCGCTCCGAAGGCTGTCAAGGAAGCCGTTTCCAAGGCTGAAGCCGCTGACATCAAGAAGAAGCTTGAAGACGCTGGCGCAAAGGCCGACGTCAAGTAATCTTGAACTGCATCTGGGAGGCGGTCTTCACCGTCTCCCATTTGCCGTTTTTGTGAACGAATTACCCAAAAGCCGCGTGAAAACGGCTTTTGGGTAATGGGTTCTTCAAGAGCATGGTCTCGAACCGAAGCGCAGGGCAATCCGGCCATGTGGCTTCGGGAAGTGGGACGAGATTGAATTATCCATTGATCGACGGGATCGCCTGGCCAGCGGTTCCCGTCCGTTGCAGGCCCGGATGCAATTTTGAAGGAGCGACGATGGCTCAGACCCTTTCGTTCAACGGTCGTAGGCGCGTACGCAAGTTTTTTGGTAAAATCCCCGAAGTCGCAGAAATGCCGAACCTCATCGAGGTTCAGAAGGCGTCCTACGACCAATTCCTGATGGTTGAAGAGCCCAAGGGCGGCCGCCCTGACGAAGGCCTTCAAGCCGTCTTCAAGTCAGTTTTCCCGATCACGGATTTCT from Rhizobium sp. 007 encodes:
- the nusG gene encoding transcription termination/antitermination protein NusG, with the translated sequence MAARWYIVHAYSNFEKKVAESIEEKARQKGLEHLFEKILVPTEKVVEVRRGRKVDSERKFFPGYVMVRANLTDEAYHLIKNTPKVTGFLGSDNKPVPIPDSEAERILGQVQEGVERPKASVTFEVGEQVRVSDGPFASFNGTVQDVDEERSRLKVEVSIFGRATPVELEYGQVEKV
- the rplK gene encoding 50S ribosomal protein L11 produces the protein MAKKVAGQLKLQVKAGSANPSPPIGPALGQRGINIMEFCKAFNAATQEMEKGMPIPVVITYYQDKSFTFVMKQPPVSYFLKKEAKIQSGSKTPGKGSVAGKLTKAQVKAIAEAKMKDLNAADIEGAMAMIEGSARAMGLEVVG
- the secE gene encoding preprotein translocase subunit SecE, giving the protein MASKSNPFAFLQQVRTETSKVTWPSRRETMISTIMVLVMVVFAALFFFAADQLIGWALSYVLNTGN
- the rlmB gene encoding 23S rRNA (guanosine(2251)-2'-O)-methyltransferase RlmB → MSKDNKSGGKPATDKSPKDTHYATLRRAHRDAKRERGEIPTPPPQKRKRGGEDWKAPALTADQVYLYGLHTVRAAIENPERKNVKLTVTQNALTRLEIDAGQLGIPVEIVSPQDIDKVLGPDAIHQGVMLETRPLPVRRLEALKDSPLLLVLDQVTDPHNVGAIMRSAVAFNAGAVITTQRHSPTESGVLAKSASGALELIPYIQITNLADALGELHRLGFFSIGLDSEGPAPIEGTFSGDKVALVLGSEGKGLRQKTRETVSALARLDMPGAIKSLNVSNAAAIAMYAARLHLKK
- a CDS encoding NAD(P)-dependent oxidoreductase, which translates into the protein MKKRILFTGGSGKAGRHVVPWLVNAGYEVHNVDLVPLDSPGVTNLIADITDSGQVFNALSMHRDLPDLEPGNGVQGFEAVVHFAAIPRILIKTDNETFRINTMGTYNVLEAAVKLGVRKIILASSETTYGVCFAEGKKDFHQFPLEEDYDVDPMDSYGLSKVLNEKTARAFAERSGADIYALRIGNVIEPHEYDRFPGFIANPETRRRNAWNYVDARDLAQVVHLCIEKSGLGFQVFNAVNDTVTANMPSKELAKRFFPNVPFTREIGEHEGLLSNRKIREVLGFKEEHDWRKYVKL
- a CDS encoding transposase — protein: MTGNRLNDIAQARELTALRAAFDWIAAVHVTPQQQALRDLDKAYANFFAGRAGYPSPRKKGVNSAFRFQGREIEVKRLNGKWSAARLPKIGWVKFRDTRRLRGKTMNVTVSLAANGWHIAFACEIDHAVPQNDLPAVGIDRGVANTLTLSTGEHWWMPAGLAEIERRKRRAQRVLARRKRGSRRHAKARRRVAALQARAARIRQDWRHKASLDIARRFATVVLEDLATRNMTRSARGTVDAPGTNVCQKAGLNRAILEQGWHGFETVLAYKLEERGGYLCKVDPRHTSQTCSACAAVDRESRESQASFRCCQCGLRAHADHNAAINILRRNTASMIVEEGQRLSVEAITIGGASRPLGNPPLSSGGRC
- the rplL gene encoding 50S ribosomal protein L7/L12 — translated: MADLAKIVDDLSSLTVLEAAELSKLLEEKWGVSAAAPVAVAAAAGGAGGAAAAAEEEKTEFDVILTDAGANKINVIKEVRAITGLGLKEAKDLVEAAPKAVKEAVSKAEAADIKKKLEDAGAKADVK
- the tuf gene encoding elongation factor Tu, translated to MAKSKFERNKPHVNIGTIGHVDHGKTSLTAAITKYFGEFKAYDQIDAAPEEKARGITISTAHVEYETAARHYAHVDCPGHADYVKNMITGAAQMDGAILVCSAADGPMPQTREHILLARQVGVPAIVVFLNKVDQVDDAELLELVELEVRELLSSYDFPGDDIPVVKGSALAALEDSDKKIGEDAIRELMAQVDAYIPTPERPIDQPFLMPIEDVFSISGRGTVVTGRVERGIVKVGEEVEIVGIRPTSKTTVTGVEMFRKLLDQGQAGDNIGALIRGVNRDGVERGQILCKPGSVKPHKKFKAEAYILTKEEGGRHTPFFTNYRPQFYFRTTDVTGIVTLPEGTEMVMPGDNVTVDVELIVPIAMEEKLRFAIREGGRTVGAGIVASIVE
- the rplJ gene encoding 50S ribosomal protein L10, with amino-acid sequence MERAEKREFVTELNEVFKASGSVVVAHYAGATVAQMNDFRSKMRAAGGTVRVAKNRLAKIALQGTEAEGISNLFTGQTLIAYSADPITAPKVVVDFAKGNDKIVVLGGAMGTTTLNADAVKSLATLPSLDELRAKLLGMIQTPATRIAGVVAAPASQLARVFSAYAKKDEAA
- the rplA gene encoding 50S ribosomal protein L1, encoding MAGKRTKKINEGVDPTKLYALNLAIGMVKDRAVAKFDETIEVAMNLGVDPRHADQMVRGVVNLPNGTGRDVRVAVFARGAKADEAKAAGADIVGAEELVEIVQGGKIDFDRVIATPDMMPLVGRLGKVLGPRGMMPNPKVGTVTMDVAGAVKASKGGAVEFRVEKAGIVHAGIGKASFDAKALEENIRAFADAVIKAKPAGAKGNYVKRVAISSTMGPGVKIDPSSVTAA